A genomic window from Sphingobacterium sp. BN32 includes:
- a CDS encoding RagB/SusD family nutrient uptake outer membrane protein → MTLHKYIFVLIAAIAVLSACKRGDFLDRYPLDAISEPVFFKTPNDLKLYVNQYYERGNFNVRTQAGGDLGTDVYLTQNSIDARLEGNRTINSAAALNYTNIRSINYFFQQYRNVEGDFDTYKQYVGEAHFFKAFFYFNLLKSIGDVQWLDNVLTTDSPELFEKRTARNIVADNIITHLDSAVMYLSESKLDESTRINKWVALLFQSRVALYEGTWQKYHNGTVFGVENPNPNKYFEKAVQAAEQVMHSGLYSIYTTGKPQVDYVNLFGLREYATNTEVMFWTKMNIALGIHSHNKLSALEVPGGFGLTKEFADSYLCVDGKPISSSPLFKGYNNISTETENRDPRMMQTIFNPSLDWQIDATGNVKKWQEVYLRMYTGNTFSSPTGYVRRKDYNPVMAYHHLNFEETPTAQYRYAEVLLNYIEAKAELGQASQIDLDMSINKIRNRAGMPDLVLNRIPFDSNWDFPALSPLMNEIRRERKIELVFENLRWDDIARWAAADELIVGKRPKGTKGSQFANTPSFPVDEDGFLDPFKARLPSGYGFKLDRDYLNPIPMSEITLNPQLIQNPGWD, encoded by the coding sequence ATGACACTACATAAATATATTTTCGTATTAATTGCAGCAATAGCAGTGCTGAGCGCTTGCAAAAGAGGCGACTTTTTAGATAGATATCCTTTAGATGCTATTTCCGAACCTGTATTTTTCAAAACGCCGAACGATTTGAAACTGTATGTAAATCAGTACTATGAAAGAGGAAATTTCAATGTAAGGACACAGGCTGGAGGTGACTTGGGGACAGATGTTTACTTGACACAAAATAGTATCGACGCTCGTCTAGAAGGAAATAGAACGATTAACAGCGCGGCAGCATTAAATTATACGAACATTCGTAGTATTAACTACTTTTTTCAACAATATAGAAACGTTGAGGGTGATTTTGATACATACAAGCAATACGTTGGTGAAGCACATTTCTTTAAGGCATTTTTCTACTTTAATTTGTTAAAAAGCATTGGTGACGTCCAATGGTTAGATAACGTATTGACGACTGATTCACCTGAGCTTTTCGAAAAACGTACCGCTAGAAATATTGTAGCAGATAACATAATCACGCATCTAGACAGTGCTGTAATGTATTTGAGTGAAAGCAAGTTAGACGAAAGTACAAGAATCAATAAGTGGGTGGCCCTGCTTTTTCAGTCACGAGTAGCATTATACGAAGGAACTTGGCAAAAGTATCACAACGGCACGGTGTTCGGAGTAGAAAATCCCAATCCGAATAAATATTTTGAGAAGGCTGTTCAAGCAGCAGAACAAGTTATGCATTCAGGGCTTTACTCAATTTATACAACGGGGAAGCCACAGGTTGATTACGTTAATCTTTTCGGCCTTAGAGAATATGCGACTAATACGGAGGTTATGTTTTGGACCAAGATGAATATTGCACTTGGAATTCATAGCCACAATAAATTAAGTGCACTCGAAGTCCCTGGAGGCTTTGGTTTAACTAAAGAATTTGCCGACTCTTACTTATGTGTTGATGGTAAGCCGATATCATCAAGCCCGCTTTTTAAAGGTTACAATAACATTAGCACCGAAACGGAAAATAGAGATCCGCGAATGATGCAGACTATTTTTAACCCCTCATTGGATTGGCAGATCGATGCGACGGGAAATGTAAAGAAATGGCAGGAGGTTTACCTAAGAATGTATACTGGCAATACTTTTTCATCACCAACAGGTTATGTAAGGCGGAAAGACTATAACCCTGTTATGGCCTACCACCATCTAAACTTCGAAGAAACCCCCACAGCACAGTACCGCTATGCGGAAGTTTTGCTTAATTATATTGAAGCAAAAGCTGAACTAGGGCAAGCCTCTCAAATTGACCTCGATATGTCTATAAACAAAATCAGAAACAGAGCTGGGATGCCTGATTTAGTGCTTAATCGTATTCCATTCGATTCAAATTGGGATTTCCCGGCTTTATCGCCTTTGATGAATGAGATTCGAAGAGAACGAAAAATCGAGCTCGTATTTGAGAACTTGCGCTGGGATGATATTGCCCGATGGGCAGCCGCAGATGAGCTGATAGTTGGAAAAAGACCTAAAGGAACAAAGGGATCTCAATTTGCAAATACTCCAAGCTTTCCTGTTGACGAAGATGGATTCCTTGATCCGTTTAAGGCTAGACTTCCTTCTGGATATGGTTTCAAGCTTGATAGAGATTACCTAAACCCTATCCCTATGAGTGAAATAACTTTAAATCCACAATTAATACAGAACCCTGGATGGGATTAA
- a CDS encoding TonB-dependent receptor has protein sequence MDNILSIQRCSHRWHTLFKIILVMKLTILILVFCSLNVLSKGLAQTVTLHLSNNTLEKAISSIKKQTGYRFIYQEELLNNTKMVSLNLKDAPLKLVLDKLLEGQALTYSLHEGTVVLKRAIAKKTEIALDETTQRLLSGMIQAQGGEGLASVTVRNLTNGSTTSSDESGAFHLDNVSINDELQFSLLGYKSIKITVKDFGRKNITLVVAEQEVDEVVVIGYGTQKKVNLTGAVDVVGKEELANRPAANISMLIQGAAPNTNISLNSLGGEPGASQKWQIRGVGSISGNTTPLILVDGVESNVNLVDPETVESISILKDASASAVYGSRAAFGVVLITTKKGAKNQPTRIEYSNNLSATVPIYVPNMESSLVYATAFNQAATNAGITPTFGQEQLERIKGYIDGTYLTEYDPAKPPYNLWRGRWDGNANYNWTREYYKKSFLQQKHNVNLSGGSEKNQFYISSGFFDQPGAATWGNDGYKRYNILANVSSQVADWLSFNFSSRYGRSNNNLPLGMVGLERTYTWSQFINFWPTMPMYNIDGSISNPLVLVLDKGGRILTEDHDLWLNLGAEIEPLKGWKTSFSYKYNYRWGSNTQNPLPVSVPIPNGATGNIGEAASGYRSALHQGQYNLLSMFTSYERNIGSHYLKGLVGYEEDVDKSKGLYGFKRNLITDQVPSISTATGDFTLDDAMDHWATQGVFGRINYNFDEKYLFEASARYDGSSRFAPGKRWGFFPSFSAGYNISKEHFWEPIKPYLNTFKLRGSYGALGNQNVANYLYLPTIPIQYRRITDNSTNPGYIIGNEIPLYANAPRLLSPDLTWEKITTLNLGAEVSLLNSRLDLVFDWYNRITSDMLGPTAQLPATLGASLPQSNNAKLSTKGYELTLAWNDRISEQVSYNLKANFADNKTKILEYYNQAGLVHNWYAGKEYGEVWGLTTDRIMQSADENMPDQSFYHSRWGAGDIIYKDLDGNGKIDEGDRTLNNHGDLSIIANTAPRYFYSLSAGINWKGFDFNMFWQGIGKRDFLPNTTSEYFWGIMAAPNTSGVFKGGKMLDYWRPADETNMFGPNTNSYFPKPYFSAERAKNIRDQSRYVLNASYIRLKNLQIGYSIPKNILDRVFVSRARIYFSAENLLTFSTLPKLYEPETAVASNPRDGGVDMGEIYPINQMYSFGINLTF, from the coding sequence ATGGATAATATCTTATCAATTCAACGATGTTCGCATCGTTGGCACACGCTATTCAAAATTATCCTTGTGATGAAATTGACCATCTTAATTCTCGTTTTTTGCAGTCTAAATGTGTTGTCGAAAGGACTCGCTCAGACTGTAACTCTCCATCTCTCCAATAACACGTTGGAAAAGGCAATCAGTTCGATTAAAAAGCAAACGGGTTATCGCTTTATCTATCAGGAAGAGTTGCTTAACAACACAAAAATGGTAAGCTTAAATTTAAAGGATGCTCCATTAAAATTAGTATTGGACAAACTACTCGAAGGACAAGCATTGACTTATTCACTTCACGAAGGCACGGTTGTGCTTAAGAGAGCTATCGCCAAGAAAACTGAGATTGCTCTGGATGAAACAACACAACGCCTCCTTTCTGGAATGATTCAAGCGCAAGGGGGAGAAGGCCTTGCGAGTGTTACGGTACGAAACCTGACGAATGGGAGCACAACGTCATCCGATGAATCTGGAGCCTTCCATCTTGATAACGTTTCTATCAACGATGAATTGCAATTCTCTTTATTAGGCTATAAAAGCATTAAAATAACAGTTAAAGACTTCGGTAGAAAAAACATTACTCTAGTCGTTGCAGAACAAGAAGTCGATGAAGTGGTTGTTATTGGCTATGGTACACAGAAAAAAGTAAATTTAACCGGTGCGGTCGATGTTGTTGGGAAGGAAGAATTAGCGAATAGACCCGCAGCTAATATATCAATGCTGATTCAGGGGGCGGCTCCCAATACAAACATCTCATTAAATAGTCTAGGTGGAGAACCGGGGGCATCTCAAAAATGGCAAATTAGAGGGGTTGGGTCAATCTCAGGAAATACTACGCCTCTAATTTTAGTAGATGGTGTCGAATCTAATGTTAATCTTGTAGACCCAGAAACCGTGGAGAGTATTTCTATCTTAAAAGACGCTTCAGCATCAGCGGTTTACGGGTCGCGTGCAGCTTTTGGAGTGGTGCTAATAACTACGAAAAAGGGCGCAAAGAACCAACCAACTCGTATAGAATATAGCAACAATTTGTCTGCCACAGTGCCCATTTATGTTCCTAATATGGAAAGCTCACTGGTTTATGCAACCGCATTCAATCAAGCAGCGACGAACGCAGGAATTACACCAACGTTTGGACAAGAGCAACTTGAGAGAATCAAAGGATATATAGACGGAACTTATTTGACCGAGTATGATCCTGCAAAACCGCCGTACAACCTTTGGAGGGGAAGATGGGATGGAAATGCCAATTATAATTGGACGAGAGAGTACTACAAAAAATCATTTCTGCAACAAAAGCATAATGTTAATCTGAGTGGAGGAAGCGAGAAAAATCAGTTTTATATAAGTAGCGGTTTCTTTGACCAACCTGGCGCCGCAACATGGGGAAATGACGGCTATAAGCGATACAACATCCTCGCTAATGTGAGTTCTCAAGTGGCAGATTGGCTTTCTTTTAATTTTAGTTCAAGATATGGAAGAAGTAATAATAATCTCCCGCTGGGTATGGTTGGTTTAGAAAGAACATACACTTGGTCTCAGTTTATCAATTTTTGGCCAACGATGCCAATGTATAATATTGATGGAAGTATCTCCAACCCGTTAGTATTAGTTCTGGATAAGGGTGGGAGAATCTTGACTGAAGACCATGATTTATGGCTTAATTTAGGAGCTGAGATAGAACCTTTGAAAGGTTGGAAGACCAGTTTTTCCTACAAATATAACTATCGCTGGGGATCAAACACCCAAAATCCATTGCCTGTTTCCGTGCCGATTCCTAATGGAGCGACTGGAAATATTGGAGAGGCTGCTTCGGGCTATCGATCCGCTTTACATCAAGGGCAATATAACTTATTAAGTATGTTCACGTCATACGAACGGAATATAGGTTCACACTACCTGAAAGGTTTGGTTGGATACGAGGAAGACGTTGATAAATCAAAAGGGCTATACGGGTTTAAAAGAAATCTGATTACGGATCAAGTGCCGTCAATCAGTACTGCTACTGGGGACTTTACCTTAGATGATGCTATGGATCATTGGGCTACACAAGGTGTATTTGGACGTATAAACTATAATTTTGATGAAAAATATTTATTCGAAGCAAGTGCGCGTTATGATGGCTCTTCACGTTTCGCTCCTGGAAAAAGGTGGGGATTCTTCCCTTCATTTTCAGCAGGCTACAATATATCGAAAGAGCATTTTTGGGAACCTATCAAACCCTATTTGAATACGTTCAAACTGAGAGGTTCTTATGGTGCATTAGGGAATCAAAATGTTGCTAATTATCTTTATTTACCAACTATCCCAATCCAATACAGAAGGATAACCGATAATTCAACAAACCCTGGATATATCATCGGCAATGAAATTCCATTATATGCTAATGCTCCTAGACTCTTAAGCCCAGATTTAACATGGGAAAAAATTACTACGCTCAATCTAGGTGCGGAAGTATCATTACTGAACAGTCGATTAGACTTAGTATTTGATTGGTACAATCGTATAACATCCGATATGCTCGGCCCTACTGCCCAACTCCCAGCTACTTTAGGAGCATCATTGCCTCAAAGCAATAATGCTAAACTTTCGACAAAAGGTTATGAGTTGACTTTGGCATGGAATGATAGGATTTCGGAACAAGTGAGCTATAATCTGAAAGCAAATTTTGCGGATAATAAAACAAAAATATTGGAATATTATAATCAAGCGGGATTAGTCCATAATTGGTATGCTGGAAAAGAATACGGAGAGGTGTGGGGATTAACAACAGACCGTATCATGCAGTCCGCGGATGAGAATATGCCAGATCAATCTTTTTATCATTCGAGATGGGGAGCTGGAGATATCATCTATAAAGATTTAGATGGGAATGGTAAAATTGACGAAGGTGATAGAACGCTCAACAACCATGGGGACTTATCAATTATCGCGAACACTGCTCCAAGATATTTTTATTCTTTGTCGGCAGGAATTAATTGGAAAGGATTTGATTTTAATATGTTTTGGCAGGGGATAGGAAAGCGTGATTTCCTTCCCAATACGACATCTGAGTATTTTTGGGGTATTATGGCAGCTCCTAATACTTCCGGGGTTTTCAAAGGGGGTAAAATGCTTGATTATTGGCGCCCAGCAGACGAGACGAATATGTTTGGACCAAACACCAACTCATATTTTCCAAAACCTTATTTCTCTGCTGAAAGAGCTAAGAATATTCGTGACCAGAGTCGTTATGTATTAAACGCTTCATACATTCGCCTTAAAAATCTGCAAATAGGTTATTCGATACCTAAAAATATTTTAGACCGAGTCTTCGTAAGTCGTGCGCGAATTTATTTTTCTGCAGAAAATCTATTGACTTTTTCGACGCTTCCGAAACTTTATGAACCTGAAACTGCGGTTGCATCTAATCCGAGAGATGGAGGGGTTGATATGGGCGAAATCTACCCAATTAATCAAATGTATTCATTTGGGATAAACCTAACATTTTAG
- a CDS encoding FecR family protein, which translates to MNQEQFRIAELVSRFLTDELSKDEFQELSNFRTKYPYLDKWFEQKDIKLGEVSRKLSAYKDFSHESHWNEIVVKQKEMGRERKRNNFRLWVVAASIILISTLALTVFLNNQSVRSASPMENAKAVISPGEDKALLILSDGTIVDLTNSKSDSLIDGEMKLSRSETTLDYQNSTRATNDNHTLKVPIGGTYKIVLADGTKVWMNSDSELIFPTAFVGEERRVRMKGEAFFEIAVDKAKPFRVEVGSTIIEALGTTFNVNTHLIENRTKTILTEGKIKVYSEGRHQLVDPGYATITGQGEILLKRADIEEALAWKDGYFYFDSKNLKEVLEEVARWYNVNLDIRSRLTTKRFKGGLKKSASIETVCAVLTDLTGYQFKIVDRSLIVK; encoded by the coding sequence ATGAATCAAGAACAGTTTAGAATTGCTGAGCTAGTCAGTCGTTTTCTCACAGATGAATTGTCGAAAGATGAATTTCAAGAGCTATCGAATTTCAGAACAAAATATCCTTATTTAGATAAGTGGTTCGAGCAAAAAGATATTAAACTCGGTGAAGTAAGTCGAAAATTATCAGCATATAAAGATTTCTCGCACGAAAGTCATTGGAACGAAATCGTTGTAAAGCAAAAGGAAATGGGGCGTGAAAGAAAGCGAAATAATTTTCGCTTGTGGGTGGTTGCAGCTTCGATTATTCTTATAAGTACTCTAGCGTTAACAGTCTTTTTAAATAATCAATCGGTAAGAAGCGCTTCCCCGATGGAGAATGCCAAGGCAGTGATAAGCCCAGGTGAAGATAAAGCACTGCTAATTCTTTCAGATGGAACCATTGTAGATTTAACAAATTCGAAAAGCGATAGTTTAATTGACGGAGAAATGAAATTATCCAGGAGTGAAACTACCTTAGATTATCAAAATTCGACCCGCGCCACAAATGATAACCATACGCTAAAAGTTCCGATCGGAGGGACATATAAAATAGTTCTTGCGGATGGGACGAAAGTGTGGATGAACTCCGATTCTGAGCTAATATTTCCAACGGCTTTCGTTGGAGAAGAAAGACGGGTTCGGATGAAAGGTGAAGCATTTTTCGAAATTGCTGTCGATAAGGCAAAGCCATTTCGCGTAGAAGTAGGGAGCACAATAATTGAAGCCTTGGGTACAACATTTAATGTGAATACACATCTTATTGAAAACCGAACCAAGACTATATTAACGGAGGGCAAAATAAAAGTATATAGTGAGGGGAGACATCAGCTGGTAGACCCGGGGTATGCCACCATTACGGGACAAGGGGAAATATTGTTGAAGAGGGCCGACATTGAAGAAGCTTTGGCATGGAAAGATGGGTACTTCTATTTTGACAGTAAAAATTTAAAGGAAGTGTTGGAAGAAGTAGCAAGATGGTATAACGTAAACCTAGACATAAGATCGCGATTAACAACCAAACGCTTTAAAGGAGGGCTAAAAAAAAGTGCTTCTATAGAAACGGTTTGTGCTGTTCTCACTGATCTGACTGGGTATCAATTCAAAATCGTTGATAGAAGCTTAATTGTGAAATAA
- a CDS encoding RNA polymerase sigma-70 factor, translating into MRANLEVHIKELFDQYFLSLVEFSWHFVKCRDTALDIVQDIFAKILDKRLEVPQNGTSAKSYLYRSVKNASLNYVRHIKIIENYNRATSFNEVSDEDVVDAMINAEILSQLYFAIQSLPKGCQEVCRLTYLEGKSNSEVAELFGVSINTIKTQKKRSLELLRARLSPTLVLLKNILLIFL; encoded by the coding sequence ATGAGAGCCAATTTGGAAGTTCATATAAAGGAACTTTTCGATCAGTACTTTCTTTCGTTGGTTGAATTTTCATGGCATTTTGTAAAATGTCGTGATACAGCTTTGGACATCGTTCAAGATATCTTCGCGAAAATTCTCGATAAAAGATTGGAAGTTCCCCAAAATGGTACATCCGCGAAAAGTTATTTGTATCGATCGGTTAAAAATGCGTCATTGAATTATGTTAGGCACATAAAAATCATTGAGAATTATAATCGTGCCACTTCCTTTAATGAAGTTTCCGACGAAGACGTTGTAGATGCAATGATAAACGCTGAAATTCTCAGCCAACTCTATTTCGCAATTCAATCTTTGCCAAAAGGTTGTCAAGAAGTTTGTCGATTAACATATTTAGAGGGTAAATCAAACAGTGAAGTGGCAGAACTATTCGGTGTTTCTATAAACACAATAAAAACACAAAAGAAAAGATCGCTCGAGCTGCTACGGGCTCGACTTTCTCCTACCCTAGTGTTATTAAAAAATATACTCTTAATTTTTTTATAA
- a CDS encoding SMUG2 DNA glycosylase family protein produces MGKETIGDKIIDFNLNLNYDGPLPPGFQVINPFRDNPLAVDVMKTFYRKFYGDHFKRSFIIGINPSRHGAAVTGIPFTDTKRLASACGIVMPSAHTHEISSVFMYKAIVAYGGAHAFYRDFYINSPFPLAIVRQHGNVWLNANYYDDPELFDCLRPFMIDSMKRHINLGLYTKEVYVLGKKNAQFLQKLNKEAGLFNRTVILDHPRYIQQYKSKDAELYIDGYLQAFSAHFQNQKVK; encoded by the coding sequence ATGGGTAAGGAAACGATAGGCGATAAAATAATAGATTTCAATCTTAATTTGAATTATGATGGGCCATTGCCTCCGGGGTTTCAGGTCATCAATCCTTTTCGGGATAATCCTTTAGCAGTAGATGTGATGAAGACTTTTTACCGCAAATTCTATGGGGATCATTTCAAGCGTTCTTTTATCATCGGCATCAATCCGAGTCGTCATGGTGCAGCGGTAACCGGAATTCCATTTACTGACACTAAACGACTTGCATCGGCATGTGGGATTGTGATGCCTTCTGCTCATACGCATGAGATTTCATCGGTCTTTATGTATAAGGCGATCGTTGCTTATGGCGGTGCACACGCTTTTTATCGGGATTTCTACATTAATTCGCCGTTCCCCCTAGCAATCGTCAGACAACACGGAAATGTCTGGCTGAACGCGAACTATTACGATGATCCTGAACTATTTGACTGCCTTCGACCCTTTATGATAGATAGTATGAAAAGACATATCAATCTGGGTTTATACACGAAGGAAGTGTATGTACTAGGAAAAAAGAATGCACAGTTTCTGCAGAAATTGAACAAAGAGGCCGGCTTATTTAATCGTACGGTTATTTTAGATCATCCCCGCTATATTCAGCAATACAAGTCAAAGGATGCAGAACTATACATCGACGGATACCTGCAAGCCTTTTCGGCGCATTTCCAAAATCAAAAAGTCAAATAG
- the dcd gene encoding dCTP deaminase encodes MILSDKRILEEIDNGTIVIEPFDRKCLGTNSYDVHLGKYLATYKDKELDAKKHNEIVHFEIPEEGYVLQPGTLYLGVTLEYTETHGHVPFLEGKSSTGRLGIDIHATAGKGDVGFCNTWTLEISVAQPVRVYAGMPIGQLIYFVVEGDIETFYNSKGNAKYNNKTIRPVESMMWKNAF; translated from the coding sequence ATGATATTATCAGATAAAAGAATTTTAGAGGAAATCGACAATGGAACGATTGTTATCGAGCCGTTCGATCGCAAGTGCCTAGGCACAAATTCATACGACGTTCACTTAGGTAAATACCTAGCAACATATAAAGACAAAGAACTGGATGCCAAGAAACACAATGAAATTGTACATTTTGAAATTCCAGAGGAGGGTTATGTGCTGCAACCCGGAACGCTGTACCTTGGTGTGACACTAGAGTATACCGAAACGCATGGGCATGTACCTTTCTTAGAAGGGAAATCTAGTACCGGACGTTTAGGAATTGATATTCATGCAACCGCAGGAAAGGGCGATGTGGGCTTCTGCAATACCTGGACACTTGAAATATCTGTAGCACAACCCGTGCGTGTCTATGCCGGAATGCCAATCGGTCAATTGATCTACTTCGTTGTTGAAGGTGATATTGAAACATTCTACAATAGCAAAGGAAACGCAAAATACAATAACAAAACAATCCGACCGGTGGAGAGTATGATGTGGAAGAATGCCTTTTAA
- a CDS encoding 4'-phosphopantetheinyl transferase superfamily protein: MALAYLKEIDSESRIALWKIEETEAELLKHLQLDESEQKKLKTLAKGKRTLHWLATRVLLRYLLQTKDYINCPSDANGKPYLPDYPYEISLTHSYDYAGAMLSTKGYCGIDLEIVKDKVMRIKEKFLKPEELAFITGDEQVNQLYACWCAKEAVYKLQGNKGVSFLHNITIDPFVYTPQGVMTAHLEKEGESSPFQVYYERFNEYMLGYVVA; this comes from the coding sequence ATGGCATTAGCATATTTAAAAGAGATTGATTCCGAGAGTCGCATTGCTTTGTGGAAGATTGAGGAGACAGAAGCTGAGTTATTGAAGCATCTGCAACTGGACGAATCGGAACAAAAGAAGCTGAAGACATTGGCCAAGGGCAAGCGTACGCTGCATTGGCTTGCGACTCGGGTACTACTGCGCTATCTTTTGCAAACAAAGGATTACATCAATTGTCCTTCTGATGCTAATGGAAAACCTTATCTTCCGGATTATCCGTATGAGATTTCCCTCACCCATTCCTATGATTACGCGGGCGCTATGCTGAGTACAAAAGGATATTGCGGGATAGACTTGGAGATCGTGAAAGACAAGGTGATGCGAATCAAGGAAAAGTTCTTGAAGCCGGAGGAACTTGCTTTTATTACTGGGGACGAACAAGTGAACCAGCTATATGCATGCTGGTGCGCAAAAGAAGCTGTTTATAAGCTTCAAGGCAATAAAGGCGTCTCTTTCCTACATAATATCACGATAGATCCTTTTGTCTATACTCCACAGGGAGTCATGACGGCCCACCTGGAGAAGGAAGGTGAAAGCAGTCCTTTCCAGGTGTACTACGAACGATTCAATGAGTATATGCTAGGCTATGTGGTAGCCTAG
- a CDS encoding AI-2E family transporter translates to MSNNDVFSQKERNIIILLIVIILGGIILYATRGIFGAFLGTMVMYTLFRNLNIFLIEKWRWPKPLVSVFIIILSIIIIVLPFVGIGKMLFDKAVELQQNPQWVRKIMEAVDHFVGDKLGQPDLLEKQLEASSSYLGGLLTSALGGAANAFLVITVMYFILYFLFVNYRGFEGSLIHYLPFDDENAVVFGEELKNITYANIIGQTIIAIIQGACLALGFSIFGAKDPIFWGVICAILSFVPLLGPPLIFVPAALVLLANGQTWQGVGLLIWGFGLVINIDNVLRLIIAKRVGDIHPIITVIGVIIGIPLFGLMGLVYGPLLLAYFLIAVRIYKGNKRLSLKRDTLQDQLDDSGA, encoded by the coding sequence ATGAGTAACAATGACGTTTTCTCGCAGAAAGAGCGAAATATTATTATCCTGCTAATTGTCATCATCTTAGGTGGCATTATCCTCTATGCAACACGAGGAATATTTGGCGCATTTTTAGGGACCATGGTCATGTATACCCTGTTTCGAAACCTCAATATCTTCTTGATTGAGAAGTGGAGGTGGCCAAAACCCTTAGTCTCAGTATTCATTATTATCCTCTCCATTATCATCATTGTATTGCCCTTTGTTGGTATTGGTAAGATGCTGTTTGACAAAGCCGTTGAACTCCAACAGAACCCACAATGGGTGAGGAAAATTATGGAGGCAGTAGACCATTTTGTAGGGGATAAGCTCGGACAGCCCGATTTGCTGGAGAAGCAGTTGGAGGCCAGCTCCTCTTATCTTGGTGGCTTGCTTACCTCAGCTTTAGGTGGAGCGGCAAATGCATTCCTCGTTATTACCGTTATGTATTTTATTCTCTACTTCCTTTTTGTTAATTACAGAGGATTTGAGGGTAGTTTAATCCACTATCTACCCTTCGATGATGAGAACGCCGTCGTGTTCGGAGAGGAGCTTAAAAACATTACCTACGCGAATATTATCGGTCAGACCATTATCGCTATCATCCAGGGAGCTTGTCTCGCGCTCGGATTTTCGATATTTGGTGCAAAAGATCCCATTTTCTGGGGCGTCATCTGTGCGATTCTGTCTTTCGTCCCTTTATTAGGTCCACCATTGATTTTTGTTCCGGCAGCACTGGTTTTGCTTGCTAATGGCCAAACATGGCAAGGGGTTGGACTCTTGATATGGGGATTCGGTCTGGTGATCAATATCGACAACGTATTACGGTTGATTATCGCAAAGCGCGTAGGCGATATACATCCTATCATCACCGTCATCGGAGTTATCATCGGTATACCACTTTTTGGGCTAATGGGTTTAGTGTATGGTCCTCTGCTATTAGCTTATTTCTTGATTGCCGTGCGGATTTATAAGGGAAATAAACGCTTATCCCTGAAAAGAGACACACTTCAAGATCAGTTGGATGATTCGGGAGCCTAG
- a CDS encoding enoyl-CoA hydratase/isomerase family protein has translation MSYQNLSLSHKGYTAYVTINREAKLNALNYETIAELKAVFHELQKDDNTRGVILTGSGEKAFVAGADIQEFLEKSNEQAMELSAFGHELMDSLSTFPKPVIAAINGFALGGGLELALACHMRLASENAKMGLPEVSLGLIPGYGGTQRLTQLVGKGKALEMILTGDMIDAKDAYQWGLVNKVVPQDALLNAAEAFLQKTYLRSKTAIATAIHVVNAGFEKAIDGYQIEIESFGKSFGSEDFKEGVTAFLEKRKPNF, from the coding sequence ATGAGCTATCAGAACCTATCATTATCTCATAAGGGATATACAGCCTATGTAACAATCAACCGTGAAGCAAAACTCAATGCGTTGAATTACGAGACTATTGCGGAACTAAAAGCGGTATTCCACGAATTACAAAAGGATGATAACACCCGTGGGGTAATCCTAACGGGAAGCGGAGAGAAAGCCTTCGTGGCGGGTGCCGATATACAGGAGTTTCTGGAGAAATCCAATGAACAAGCCATGGAATTATCTGCTTTCGGACATGAGTTGATGGACAGCCTATCGACATTCCCAAAGCCGGTCATCGCCGCGATCAACGGCTTTGCGCTGGGAGGAGGACTAGAGTTGGCATTAGCATGCCACATGCGATTGGCATCAGAAAATGCTAAAATGGGCCTGCCAGAAGTATCTCTGGGCTTAATTCCAGGTTATGGAGGAACACAACGCCTAACGCAGTTAGTAGGGAAAGGAAAAGCCTTGGAAATGATCCTTACCGGAGATATGATCGACGCGAAGGATGCCTATCAATGGGGATTGGTCAATAAAGTAGTTCCACAAGATGCATTATTGAATGCTGCTGAAGCGTTCCTCCAAAAAACCTACCTACGCTCGAAAACAGCGATTGCAACAGCAATTCATGTGGTAAATGCAGGATTTGAAAAAGCAATAGACGGCTATCAGATAGAGATCGAGAGCTTCGGAAAAAGCTTCGGATCAGAAGATTTTAAAGAAGGAGTGACCGCATTTTTAGAGAAAAGAAAACCAAATTTCTAA